The genomic stretch ATATTGAAGTAAAACTCATGAAGAGTGTTGGGTGAGCCAAATTACATCTTGGACAGCAGAAATAGCCAGCAAGAAACAGCTGGTGAAAGTGAAGGCTATGGAGATGGCAACATGGTCACAGAACTTGTGCAATGGCTTGCAGAAATTCGGCAGCGCCGTGTGCCGGATTCCGGTTCGGTTCAGGTTGGTCACCCCAGATGCAGCAGATCCAGCACTCATCAATGCATAAGCAAATGCCTAAACAAATTTCCACCAAAATGCATTAAAGTAATTTAATGTTACttacttttattatttaaagaatttaattttaatacattgaCAGTGTCAATTACATCTATTTTTTAGATGATCATTCTTatcaataacataaaaaatatttatttttgctAAAGTCATATTACATAATTAAtaatgcatcaaaattaaattcttgtTCAAATGTATGTCATTCTATTATCTTATTATTGTAGGATTCTTCAAGTTCATCCAAATTAGGTGAGTTTTAGGGTTTTAGCACAAGCTAGAGCTTAGGAACAAATGTGAGTATGTTAGAGTTACTAAAATTGTATTCAATATAacaagtttaattttgatgcaccgAAACATGCAATTACATATGATCTTTTGAATAACTCTTCACGCAATGGTCAATGTAAAAGGTAATTATTTTTACTGATGTGACATTACGTAATTAGATGAACGTATAAAATTATCTTACAgaatgcatcaaaattaaattctcaATATAATTTAGAGggaatcataaaatttaaaggGTACCTGGTCCCCAGCAAAAATAAGCCATGCATAGTTTCTTGAGGGAATGATAGAGGAATTCCTAACAAATCTTGATGTTCCAATCAGTAGTTGTAGCAATGAGTGAGCAGCAACAGCAGCTGAAACCCCAACAAGATATCTGCCCCACCCAACACAAattcagagaagaaaaaatgttttaatttaaattaatgaaCCACAAAGGTTTAGATCATTCAATACTGGTTACTTTAGAGTTTATTTATTTCTAGCTACGATGTACGGACATTGACATGGATACGGGACACAATACGATACGGGATACGCCaacacacaaattttaaaatcttacatAACACGAGAACGCGCATAcacataaaatataaattattttttagataaattgtaatgatattttgatatttcattgatattaaaatataaattaaattttttaatgatttttaatgtcttgtttaattatatcaagtatttaaaatatttttttgttttaacgaataataatatatactatatctaaatttattttaagaatatatgttaagaataagactaGACACGTTGACACGTGATGATATTTAGGTGTGTCCAGACGTGTCTggaaaagaattttttatttttcattaagACACGGTTGGACACAATAAACACGCGTGTCGGACGAATGTCGGTGAATATCGTGTCCAAAATGTGTCTGACACGCAGACACGATAACTTAGCGAAGTGTCCGTGCTTCTTAGATTTCTAGTATATTAATAAGTAATTcacttttttataaattaaatgttTGTAATAATAACAAATGTGCTAGCTAGTATGTAATTATTCAAACTATATATTGTACTTTCAATTTTCAGATGCAGAATAATTAGCAAACTATCAAATTAGCCCTTAAAAAAGCAGTGTGACAATTTGGAACTAAATATGTATAATCCATGTTTATCAAACACTATAATCTTTGAGAGaccaatttaataattatttgtcCAATTAAAGTCAAAACATGTGTACCAACATCATGGAATCAATAAAGATCACACTTTAAACAAtagttaattaaaaactaactgGTTAAGTAGACAAATTAAGGGTATGCGGAAAACTCAACAATTTGATGAATTGAAAAGACAAAATGGGTAGTAATAGAGGCAAAAGGGACAAACAAacagaaataataataattagtgttagagaaagggaaaagaagatataaaaaagagaaattcGAATTCACGGGTGCATGAGACTGTTCATTCAAATACTATGATGACATGACAAACCAACCCCCTCCCAGGCCCCCACTTTTTTATGGTCAATTTTGTCCTCATCCCTCGGTTATTAAAAAACTGTCCAAGGACATTGCTggcaaaataataataataataataataataataataataataacaataataatgtattCATGAAGTTGTGGTTGGCTGCCAAGAAAATGCAGCAGaccgaaaaaaaaggggggaaagAGAGTGAGAAACCAACACTCAGAATTGAACAAGATCTTTTCCTATGTTTGCTTCACTATCTTTTAAGTTACTAAGTTTTAGATAGTTCATGATCACCattcacaaaataaaaagaatatctTTAGACagaaaaagaatatttttaataaagataaaagtgaaaaaagcAACGCAAAAGAGAGAAGCAGAGGAATGATGATGAAgcaatataagatcaaagaacatggaagaagaagaatggttACTCGTATGATTGAGAGAAGGACCACTTTGAATTAATGGGGAAGCTGAAGCCATAGATGGAGACATTGGTAGCTTGTTTTGCAGTAACCATGAGAGACACTGCAACAATGGAAGAAGCCATGCACATCAACCTCAGACACAGCTCCACCGCCTCCTTCCTCCGCCGCTGCCGTGCTCCGACAGGGGCTCCGCTCATTCTTCCGCTGCTCTCCAAAGCTGCCACCTTTGATTCCTCTCCTCGTATCCTCTCTTCACTCACCATGGAAAACactctgtttttcttttttcctctGTTTCCtctgttttctctttttttctttttaaaaaaaaaagagagaaaaactaaaagaagtgttttttttttttttcttgtttatttgtttaatttttttactgaGACTGTTGAATGAAACTATGAAAGTGTGTGGTTGTGTTGGTGGGGTTGTGAGAATGAATGAGTTATTGGTGTTTTAAAGGGGGAAGAGGGTGGGATTTGTGTGTGACATGGGAATTAATATTTAAACTCACTTTTCTTGGTTTAAATATGGacattatatttttcttattcatcttttgtATTAGCTTTTTTACGAGCcttataaaaaaacaaaaaaaaaactgatgGTTAAGATCtattaatatttgaaaataaataaataatgggtctaagtgTCTAATCTAACTATTGTTATTTGGGGAACTTTCACATTTCATTTTTCCTCTATGGTGACTAGTCCCTATGGCTTGTCCATATGTACCCTAAATAGGTCATGGACTAATTAATTATACTTGTTATGCGTGTGTTTGGATTGgcgttggctaaattagaatttaaatgaagtgttttataaaattgattttggataAAAGTGAGTTTGTGCCAACATGATTTATATTTGacattttttactaaaattaattttaataaaataaattttgtttagatAATATTAAGTAAAATCacttgataaataattaattaattattaaaaaatataatattaaattataatattattttttaagtatatttaatttttttatattttttaagtattttttatataatatttttgtataatattctattttagtatattataattttttagtattataataaaaattaatatttatttataaaataaaaaataacatataaaaataaacaactttataagtattttttataataaaaattaatatttatttattaaattaaaaataatatataaaatatattttagtactctttttaagtattattaatgattttatttttataattattttaggTTCTAATTTTTTACTAGttatacttttattattatttataattaattttttatttaatttatcatttctaataagaataataatacatattataaaaatttagaataattattttaatactctcagtattcttttatttaaaaaaaaatattaagaaaatCAATAATGACTAACAACAAAATCACGTCTGCGTtcagagaaaaaaaattgtcaAACATGCAGCGTTTAAAGCACTTAAACGCACTTTTATCATCTTCAACGTGTTTGTCAAATACACCCTTATTCATTTGGTTCAGATAATAGAAATTTAgtgaattttatatatataacttttagacaaatttaattttgacgCATTGTTAATGTGTAAAAATGATTTTATACATGTATTTAATTATGGAAtgataactatttttttattgatcacataaataattatttaaaatgataaatGTAATTGTACGactgtgtaaaatattttatattatcagtgcattaaaattaaactatttgttaaatattttgtgtttttgaaattatatttttatttagtatttttatataacataataaatatataaaaattataattcaataggtaaagaatttataaaatgCATAACTTAAAATGATTATGCCCAATTTTTCACAATACTcattttagaattatttttcataaaactGTACAAGAGGAGATAgatataaaagtaaaaaaaaaaaaaatgtgatgagataaaccaaaaatcaaatctaacattcTAATCCTCttaatgtataaatagaagTATAGATAATGATcattatgaatatttttatcCTTTTCAGAAAAAACCAGGGATTTTACCACTATTTAAAACATGACACTTTGTTTCTTATGTTTGCATTTAAAGCGTTTATTGTTTTTTTATCTCAAGAGGGTTCACACTTCACAGTGAAGACTTAAGAGAACCTTACGTATGCTTTGAATGGAGCTATGTGAATTGTGAAGAGAACGAGTGAACCTCTAAGACTCTAATAACTCCAATGCATACATCATCCTTTCTATTTtactcaaaaatcaattttggaCTATATAAACAAATGCCTATGATCACAACTCACAAGAAAATCAATGGGATTGCGTTTTCGTTTCAAAGTGCTAAACATCAAAGAGATTAATTTGGTCATCACATAGTCGGTCTATGAAATATATGAATCTCATTATTGCACACTCCAAGgacttatttttaaataaattactatttgtatttaaaaatataaatactgACAAATATATtcatataagaataaaataataattataattatggAAGATGGTTTTTGTGTGTTAAGAGCATCCAGATGTTGGTTATATAATTGATCCGTTAGAGTATTTTTCGCACACAAAAATTATCTTCCATAGATACAAATATCGTTTTATTCTTATATAGATATATTTGTAAGCGtttatatcttttataaataCAAATAGTAATTTGTTCTAAATTTCAtctaaaagaagagaaaaatacaaCCTATATTTATAGGTATTCTATATATTACTAGTCGGATAAGATAATTATCCTATCTTATgcgaataaaaaatattatttatataataaaattaattattatatatttatagataaatatacgtataatttaatttatttttaatgtatatttttattttagtatttaattttaatatacgtaaaaatattttgattgagacattttttttttcaatggaGTTGGAATTGGAAGGCATTCATCCCCACCCGcctaaatataaaaattaatttaaaattttcagaaGTGAAACAAATTACAAtgcaaatttttattattcataagtATTTAAATGGAATGGAATCTATATAAAACAAGATACGAGAGTCGGATAGTATAATCTattatctacttaatatactaaaattgggtTTTTTCTCAGCTACTAAAGATAACGTGTCGATCTCTTATGCTTtcgttttccctccaaaacgaataaattttttttttctattctgaattattttattgtaattatattataattaatactaaatgaataatatataattatactaatttagcaacatatcttcattataattatatcaaatcaatatttaatacactattaaactacttatcaattatcaattaaaaatagttttaataattttaatgataataataatatcaataatagtaataataataataataaatctttgTTACCCGATTCAtgtatatcaaataatttttctaaattattttataaaaaatatctttaatataattatattgtaattaatatttaataaataatatataattatactaatttagaaacatatcttcattataattgtatcaaatcaaaatttaatgtattattaaaaaattaccttaataataggtaatttacatatttatttttgttttactaaaGTCTATATATAGTGTTTTCCTGTGGTACATAAATCTAAATTTGAGagtcaattcataattttatatttagtgattttttttactacttcatagaataagaatgtatttttcgtttttttattgaaattgatccttttaatgtacaatttataattttttataatatttttcatatactcattctattatattattcttttgataattttttatttgttgttacTCTAAGTTATTCTTATCGTCTAATATTCCAGTTCGATTGTCTTTTGCCACAATCATTTACAATACATCACATCCATGAAATACCTCATCGAGTTGTCTTCACTGATTCGGGTTCCAACTACATGGATGTAAGCATTCAAAGAAGAGGTAATAGTCTCTACTTTACCGAAGGATGGTTGGATCTACTCACCTATTATGACCAACCCAATGGAATGTGGTTAAAATTAGATTTCTTAGGAGGAGCTCGATTTTTGATTGAGGAATTGTATTCACGGAACTTTATAGGGCAAGTTCAAGTTCCATCCCCTCCATGCTTTTTACGTCTGCCCGAAAATCTTCGAAGTGGAGCACATAATGAAATTGAATTCCCTCAGTTTCAGTTCAGTTTTGCTAAATTCGTGACAAATTCAAATATACAATTTCAACAAttggtaatatatttaaatttttttagtttaagttgttcattattagaataatttttttaacatattttgatttttttcagaaattaccagcTTTCTTTTGCAAGCATGCAATGCCATTGAGGGGAATAAGAGTTAGTTTGGTTTCTCGGTGTGACAATTCTATATTCTTGCCGCATTGCATGGATAGCGGATGATGAAGCTTATCTAACAAGAGGATTGTCTGATTTTGCACGAATTCTAAATATTAAAACTTACAATGTTATTTCAGTTGGTTGTCGTTATAAGAATGATTCTATACTATATGTGACTAAGGACTAGAATATGTTCAATATTGTTTATGTAATTTAGTTTTACtattagtatttgattaaattataattatagaattttaaattattgcctcaatttatatattacgattattttttgtagatttgctatttttaaataatttaataaaatgaagTAGTGTCAGATattattaagtttatttttatcctttatttctttatttgtattttcattatatttgacaaaaaatgAACCTACACATATATTAAATTGTTGACCTAAAGATAATTTATTTGTCAATAAAAAcagattttatttataattagaataaaatttatttgccAATAATCGGTGGATAAAACTGAAATTACACCCGtgtcatataattataattgattaattggtataaaattaaattatacccGTGCCATgagtaataatttaaataattatatcttaacaaaatataatttgaaataatttataaacaattatcttaacaaaaataattatttaataattaatttaaaaatcaatgcaaaaaataattattaataataatattattaattgggtaaataatataatttcaaattattacttgaaatataaataatatatggaAATCTATTGAGTAAATCAATGATTTTGTACCTTAATAATTTGACAATTATTACTCAATTAATCAGTTAATTGAATTAGTAATAACAATttccaatttcaaattttgtatattaAGTAGTTATTAAAATTTGGGTAATAACGATTTACACAGAAAAATCATCGATAAATTCAATTAACCATATAGAAGATAATATACtaacagttttagtatattatttatgGCAAACGAAATTATTTTCTCAgattttctattaaaattgaaattagtaataatttaaaaaaagtttattaataaaattactaatagTCACAACACAGGATATATATTTTCTatgtattatttaaaaaatataatgaaacatGAATAATGAATGAGTATATTATTTCTTCGACTAGCTAATTAATGCAAAATTGAGTACCTTTTTTATTCGATTGAGGTCATATTCTGTTTGTTGAAAGTTTCAATCACCTTAATTAAATTCTGTATTTGTGCCTTAACTTATACAGGCAGTAATATGTTACATATTATTTGGTATATCTAAGTAGTTATTTTTCATAGCGGAGAtgtaaaaaatcatattaaggTTTAGGATCCGTTTGGGAAACACCAAAAAGTTACTTTTTTCAACTTTTGACTTATAGAAAGTTATATTAATGTGTTTGGTACAATTTTTTAGataaacttttaacttttcaaaAAGTTATTTAAGAGCTTTTAAAGAAGTTAAAAAATGTGACTTCTCCTATTTTCAAAAGTTATTTTATCACTCTTATTTAATGCAAAACTTTAAAATAAGGACTTTTATAATAACTATCCAAActcaaaataacttatttaaaagttattattaataaaagttCTTATATTTTAAGCTCCTTTTTCAAAAGAACTTATTTAAGAAGTTTAGCCAAACTGGCCCTTAGTGCCAAATAATTAGTGGATAAATAATagtagattatattattttgggaaagtattttcattataattatatcaaatcaatatttaattatgataaaatatattaattataattatatcatagaattataataattacaatatttatgttatatattttaatcatttatgtacgtaaataattagaaattaaaatataacttaTAATTATTCGTGCCATGCaagattaaataaaatatataataacatagATGATTTGTTACTTATACTgattaaatacaataaatacatattaatttagttaaaaaaatcaCTGTCTcctatatttttctatttatttttttaatttattaaatccaatcaattataataaattaattatattaactaattaattcaatcaattattttttaatttattttttgaattcaataaatcaaataaaattaattatactaattatttgtattgactaattgatttgattaattcttaaaaatattcttatttaatttatttta from Arachis stenosperma cultivar V10309 chromosome 9, arast.V10309.gnm1.PFL2, whole genome shotgun sequence encodes the following:
- the LOC130951492 gene encoding CASP-like protein 3A1; the encoded protein is MVSEERIRGEESKVAALESSGRMSGAPVGARQRRRKEAVELCLRLMCMASSIVAVSLMVTAKQATNVSIYGFSFPINSKWSFSQSYEYLVGVSAAVAAHSLLQLLIGTSRFVRNSSIIPSRNYAWLIFAGDQAFAYALMSAGSAASGVTNLNRTGIRHTALPNFCKPLHKFCDHVAISIAFTFTSCFLLAISAVQDVIWLTQHSS